TCCGGCTGATCGCCAGCGTGGCAGCCCACACGGCAGCACACGCAAGCATGACCTGCCACGACAGCGCCAGGCACACCCCGGCAGCGGTAGCAAAACCCTTGCCGCCCTTGAACTTGAGCCACAGCGGAAAGCAATGGCCCGCAATCGCGGCAACCGCTGCCACCCCGGCCATTCCGGGCCACAAACGGTCCGCAAGCAGCACTGCCACCAGGCCTTTGCCAGCGTCGAGCAGGACGGTCGCCGCTGCCAGTCCCTTGCGCCCTGTGCGCAACACGTTGGTCGCGCCGATGCTGCCCGAACCGATCTGGCGCACGTCGCCCGCCCCGCCAAACCGCGTCAGCAGCAGGCCGAAGGGGATCGACCCCAGCAGGTATCCGGTCAATGCAGCGAACAGGAGTTCCATGCTATCCCCCTAACCATGCAGGACTTACTTGTCGAAGCCCCGCCTTTTCCTCTAGCGGCGGTGTAGCGCATAACCGGCCAGCGACAAGCGCGGGCCGCACGGGATTGATCTGACTTGGACCCATCTGCCCCGATCCTGCTCTTCGATTCCGGCGTCGGCGGGCTGACCGTGCTCGCCGAGTTGCGCAAAGTCCTGCCCGAAGCACCGGTGATCTACGCGGCCGACACGGCTGGCTTGCCCTACGGTTCGAAGACCGAAGCAGAGATCGCCGCGCGGGTCGCGGGGCTGCTGGGGCGTTTGAGCGAACGCTACCGCCCGCGCCTCGTCACGATTGCCTGCAATACCGCCAGCACGATCGCATTGGGCATGGTGCGCGACGTGCTGCACATTCCGATCGTCGGCACGGTGCCGGCGATCAAGCCGGCAGCCGCGATGACAAAGACCGGGGTGATCGGCTTACTCGGGACAGAAGCGACGATCCGGCAAGGCTACGTCGACCGGCTTGAGGCTGAGTTCGCTAGCGACAAGCGCCTGCTGCGTTATGCCGCACCGGGACTGGTCGCAGCGGCAGAGGCCAAGCTACGCGGTGAGCCTGTCGATAATGGCGCAATTGCAGCGGCGGTCGATGGTCTACGCAGCCAGCCAGACGGCGCATCGATCGATACAGTGGTGCTTGCCTGCACCCACTTTCCGCTTATCGAGGACGAATTGCGCGCTGCGCTCGGTCGCGAGATCACCTTCGTCCACGGGGCGGAAGGCATTGCCCGCCGCATCTCCCACCTGACGCAAGGCCTGCCCTTTGCCCGCAGCGAGCCCGACTTGGCCATCACAACTGGAGAACTCACCGAGTTCGAACGGCTTGCGCCGACGTTTTCGGCCTTCGGGATCGAACGCATCGAGAGGCTCTGACAGCACCGTGGGCGAAGATCGCATTTACCTTGCCACTCGCAGCCTGACGCGACTGGCGGAACAACGCGGGGACGTGGCCGGCCAGGTCATCAATCGCTTCTATCGCGACCACCCCGATGCCCGCTCTTCGTTCGAGCATCACGGGCTCGGTCAGACCCGCGACCTGGAAGGCAGGATGGCCACCGAAAGCATCTTTATGTTGCTGCAATGGGTTGAAGACCCGGCTGCTGCACGGATCGACCAGGGCACCACGATCGTCCACCACAACGACACGCTGCAGGTGCCTCCGCGCTGGTATCTTGGGCTGGTCGATGCAGCGCTGGCCGTGCTGTTCGAGACCTTTCCACCCGATGCCAGCAACGAACACGCGATGTGGCTGGAGGTGCGGGCCGACTACGCCGCATTCGTCGATAGTTTGCGCGGCGACTTTTTGCGCCCCGACGACAGCTCGCCCTTGCCGACGTTTTTCGACCCTGCATGACATTTAAGAACCATTCGCAAAGATCGCAGTGGCAAAATCGGTTGCAAACGAGTAACCGACCGTTCGCAAATTGCCGGACTCGAACCCGGCGCTGCCGTGGAATGTGCCTGTGAATTACGACCAGATCTTCGACCAGGCGATCGATCGCCTCCATGCCGAAGGCCGCTATCGCGTTTTCATCGATATCCTGCGCAACAAGGGGGCGTTCCCCAACGCGCGGTGCTTCCACGGGCACAACGGCCCCAAGCCGGTCACCGTGTGGTGTTCCAACGACTATTTGGCGATGGGCCAGCATCCCAAGGTAATTGCCGCGATGGAAGAGGCGCTGCACGATGTCGGCGCCGGTTCGGGCGGCACCCGCAATATCGGCGGTAACACGCACTACCACGTGGACCTCGAGGCCGAGTTGGCAGACCTCCACGGCAAGGAAGGCGCGCTGCTGTTCACCAGCGGGTATGTCTCGAACGACGCGACGCTCTCGACGCTCGCCAAGCTGCTGCCGGGCTGCATCATCTTCTCCGACGAGCTCAACCACGCGAGCATGATTGCGGGCATTCGCAATTCGGGCTGCGAGAAGCGCGTATTCCGCCACAACGACGTCGAGCACCTAGAAGAGCTGCTCGCGGCCGAAGAACCGGACGTGCCGAAGCTGATCGCTTTCGAGAGCGTCTATTCGATGGACGGCGATGTCGCACCGATCCACGCGATTTGCGACCTCGCCGAGAAGTACAACGCGCTGACCTACATCGACGAAGTCCACGCCGTCGGCATGTATGGCAAGCACGGCGGCGGGATCTCCGAGCGTGACGAGGCGGCCCACCGGATCGACATCATCGAAGGCACGATGGGCAAGGCCTTTGGCGTGATGGGCGGCTATATCGCTGCCGACAAGAAGATCATCGACGTGATCCGCTCCTACGCCCCCGGGTTCATTTTCACCACTTCGCTCAGCCCGGTGCTGGTCGCAGGCGTGCTCGCCTCGGTCCGCCACCTCAAGCAGAGCAGCGAGGAACGCGACGGCCAGCAAGCCGCTGCCGCGCAGCTCAAGGCGATGATGCGTGCCGCCGGCCTGCCGGTGATGGACAGCGTGACCCACATCGTGCCGCTGATGGTCGGCGATCCGGTTCGCGCGAAGAAGATCAGCGATATCCTGCTTGCCGAATACGGCATGTACGTGCAGCCGATCAATTTCCCGACCGTACCCCGCGGTACCGAACGCCTGCGCTTCACGCCGGGGCCGGCGCATACCGAGGAAATGATGCAGGAACTGGTCGACGCCCTGGTCGAAGTTTGGGACCGGCTCGACCTGGAGTTGCGCGAGGCAGCGTAACGGCGCACAATCGCTCTCAAACATATTGGGAGACGATCGATGGCAACTGCCGCAAGCAAGGACGCTTCAAACCGTTTGGAGCTCGATATCCGTCCGCTCACGCCCGTGATCGGAGCGGAAATCCACGGCGTCGACCTCGCATCCCCCGGTATCACCGAGCAGGTTCCCGCGATCCGCGCGGCGCTGCTCGAATACGGAGTGGTATTCTTCCGCGACCAGACGCTCACGCAGGAGCAACACATCGCATTTGCGCGCCACTTCGGCGACCTGGAAATCCACCCGGCCACCCCGAGGAAGCAACCCAATCGCGAAGTGCTGCGGATCGTCCACGGCCCGGAAAGCCGCGGCAGCGAAAATGCCTGGCATTCGGATGTGACCTGGCGTGAAGAGCCGTCGCTAGGCTCGATACTGCTTGCTCGCGAAGTGCCGGATGTCGGCGGCGATACGCTGTTTGCCAACATGCACGCGGCTTACGAGCGGCTCAGCCCGGAAATGAAGCGCTGGTGCGAAGGGTTAACCGCAGTGCACGACATCGCGCGCGTGTTCGCCAAGCGCCTCGGCAAGAGCGTGGACGAACTCCACGAGCAGTACCCGCCGATGCGCCACCCGGTGATCCGCACGCATCCCGAGACCGGCAAGCGCGCAATCTACGTCAACACCGGGTTCACCAGCCATATCGAGGGCTTGGCAGATGCCGAGAGCCGCTGGTTGCTCGACCGGCTCTATGCCACCGCGTCGAACCCCGAAGTCCAGTGCCGCTTCCGTTGGCGAGAGGGGTCGATGGCATTCTGGGACAACCGGTTGACCCAGCATTTCGCTGCGAGCGATTATTACCCGGCCCGCCGGGCGATGGACCGGGTAACCATCGCCGGCGACCGGCCATTTTTCGATCCCGAAAACTGACCGGATCGCCGGATCCCGCTTTAGCGTAATATAAACCATTAGGTTGCAAGGTATTCCAAGGTCTGGCCGGGAAATCCGGTCGGTTGATCTCTGGACTGACTGGCGGAAGCTTTGCGCAATATTTTGAAAGGCCTATCGGGCACCCAGCCCACAACGGCGGACGGGCACGATCTCGTCAGCGACGGCCTGCGCCATGATGTGCTCGACGATTTCGAACAAACCGGCATCGCCTGGGTCTGGGCGAGCGATGCGGACAACGTGCTCAGCTATCTCTCCTCCGGTGCCGCCAAGGCGATCGATCTTCCGCTTTCGACCTTGCTCGGTCAGCCGATCAGTACATTGTTCGAGACCGACCCCGACGATCCGGACAATCGCGCGGGCCGCCCGCTGGGATTCCAGCTCAATTCACGCTCGAAATTGACCGACGTGGTTGTGCGCTGCGCACTGCCGGTTGCGAAGGCAGGTGGCAAACCGGTCTGGTTGTCGCTCTCGGCGCGACCGAAGATCGATTCTGCGGGCAAGTTCCACGGTTATCGCGGCCTCGCGAAGGACGTTTCGGTCGAATACCAGCGCAAGATCGAGGATTCACGCCTCGCCGAATTCGACTCGCTCACCGGCCTCTACAACCGCCACCGAATGAACCGGCGGCTGGATTCGATCCTCGCTGCGTATAAGTCGGCCAAGCGCAGCTGCGCGATCATGATGCTCGACCTCGACCGCTTCAAGCAGGTCAACGATACCATGGGCCACCCGGCAGGCGATTCCCTGCTGCAGCAGGTCGCCGAGCGGCTGCGCAACGTTATCGGTGAACGCGGCGAGATCGGCCGCCTCGGCGGCGACGAATTCCAGGTCATCTTACCCGATCTCGACGATCGCGGAAAACTCGGCGAATTGGCCGACAAGGTTATCCAGATCGTCTCCCAGCCCTACCCGATCGACGACAAGCGCGCGATCATCGGCACCTCGGTAGGCGTTGCAATCGCACCCTACGACGGGATCGAAAGCGACGACCTCGTTCGCGCGAGCGACCTCGCACTCTATTCCGCCAAGAACGGCGGACGCGGGCAGTTCCGGTTCTACTCGGCCGATCTCAAGGACGAGGAGCAGGAGCGCCAGTTGCTGCTCGACGACTTGCGCGAAGCGCTCGCGGCCGACGAACTCCAGCTGCACTACCAACCGGTCGTGCGGATCAAGGACAACCACGTCGTCGGCATGGAAGCGCTGATGCGCTGGGAGCACGAAGAACGCGGCTGGGTCAGCCCGGGCATGTTCATTCCCGTGGCCGAAGAATCGAGCCTTATCGGCGCGCTGGGCGAATGGGCGATCAACCAGGCGTGCAAGGACGCGATGGAGTGGCCAAGCAGCATTCGCGTCGCGGTCAACGTTTCGCCGCGCCAGTTCACTGCCAACGGGTTCGTCGACCAGGTGGCTGCGGCGATCGAGAACAGCGGCATCGATCCCGATCGGCTCGAACTCGAACTGACCGAAAGCGTGTTCCTCGGCGATAGCGAGCAAACCGAGAAAACGTTCGACGCACTTAAGAAGCTCGGCGTGCGGCTCGCGCTCGACGATTTCGGTACCGGCTATTCGTCGCTCAGCTATTTGCGCTCGGCTCCGTTCGACAAGCTCAAGGTCGACAAGAGCTTCGTCGACTCGTGTACCCTCAAGGACCAGAACAGCGCCAAGATCATCGCTGCGATCATCGGCCTGTCGAAGGCGCTCGGGATGGAAACGACCGTCGAAGGCGTGGAAGCGTTCGACCAGCTCGAAGTGGTCAAGTCCAAGGGTGCATCGCTGATCCAGGGCTGGCTCTATTCGAAAGCCTTGCCGCAAGCGATCGTGTTGCAGAATATTTCCGCCGGCGAATACCTGATAGAGCCGAGCGGGCCGGACAAGCACCGCCCCGACCGCCGTTCGATGTTCCGCCGCATCGGCCTGATTCACGAAGACCATCGCTACGAAGCGGTCATCCGCGACCTTTCAACCACCGGGGCCTTCATCGAAGGGCTGGTTGGGGTGCCGCTCGGCACGCCGCTGGTGCTCGACCTCGGCGGCGGACAGCTGGTCGTTTGCACGGTCATGCGGTCCGAGGACGCCCAGATTGGGGTCGAATTCGAAACCCCGCTGGTCAGCGATGGAGCGGGCGGCCTGTGCACCCGCCATCGGGTCAGCCCCTACGCGCTTGCCGCTGCCGGTATGCCGCTGGGCGCCCTCCCCAAGGGCAACTACCCGATGGAGCAATTGCAGCCGCCGCCCACCAGCAAGCCGCAATTCCTCCAGGTCCAGGTCGGCGGCGGAGCGTAGCACTTTACTTATACGTAAACCCGGCTAGCGTGCCGGTCATGCCAGACATCATGCAATCGCCGCCCTACGACGAAGTCGTGCTCGGCCGTCGCTCGATCCGCGGATACCTCGACAAGCCGGTCCCACGAGAGCTGATCGAAGAGATACTCGCGCTCGCCATCCGCGCGCCTTCGTCGATGAACACGCAGCCTTGGCATTTCCATGTGATCACCGGGGAACCGCTCGACCGGATCCGGCGCGGCAATACCGACCGGATCCTCGCGGGCGAGCCCGACAGTCGCGAATTCCGCCGCGGACAGCCGTTCGCCGGCGTGCACCGCGAGCGCCAAGTCGGCGTCGCCAAGCAGCTGTTCGGCGCGATGGGGATCGAACGCGACGACAAGGAGCGACGTCAGGACTGGGTCTTGCGCGGATTCCGCCAGTTCGACGCCCCGGTGTGCGTGATCGTGACTTACGACCGCGAATTGTCGGAAAGCGACGACACTCCGTTCGATTGCGGCGCGGTCACCACTGCCCTCGTCAACGCAGCGTGGAGCCGGGGCCTCGGCTGCGTGATCAACTCACAAGGCATCATGCAAAGCCCGGTTGTACGCGAACACGCCGGTATCCCCGAAGACCAGGTGATCATGAAGGCGGTAGCGCTCGGTTGGCCCGACGAGAGCTTCCCGGCCAATGCCGTCGTCAGCGAACGCAAGAGCGTGGACGAAGCCGCTCGGTTCGTGGGGTTCGAGGACTAGATTGCGCCCTTCCCCTTCGGCGTTCAACCTGTCGCACGGCTCTCTCGCCTCGTCTCGTAACCACGTCCATTGAGCGGAACTTAAGCCTGATAGAGGCGTAACTGTGCGAAGGCAGCGTCGTTGCGACACCGCCTTGCAGAGTTTTTCAAACCTTGAGGGTACGCAAGATGAAAAAGATAGTTCTGGCCGGATCGGCCTTGGTGTTGGGCCTGGCAAGCGTGGCATACGCGCAGGACGCGGGAAACCAGTCGAACGATCCGCCGACCGAACCGACCGCAAACGGTAACGGCGCGACGGTCACTCGCGAGGCCACGACCGAACAGGTGCCGGTGCTCGATGCCAACGGTGATCCAGTGCTCGATGCCAACGGCAACCCTGAATACGAGACCAAGACCACCGGCAGCGTGCAGACTGTGACGACACCAAGCGGCATCGTCCATACGATCACCAAGACCGAT
Above is a window of Tsuneonella mangrovi DNA encoding:
- the plsY gene encoding glycerol-3-phosphate 1-O-acyltransferase PlsY → MELLFAALTGYLLGSIPFGLLLTRFGGAGDVRQIGSGSIGATNVLRTGRKGLAAATVLLDAGKGLVAVLLADRLWPGMAGVAAVAAIAGHCFPLWLKFKGGKGFATAAGVCLALSWQVMLACAAVWAATLAISRISSVSSMTTVIAAPILAWLLGFPSIVTTLVAVAAIVIIQHRANIGRLMRGEEPKVGSKK
- the murI gene encoding glutamate racemase, producing MDPSAPILLFDSGVGGLTVLAELRKVLPEAPVIYAADTAGLPYGSKTEAEIAARVAGLLGRLSERYRPRLVTIACNTASTIALGMVRDVLHIPIVGTVPAIKPAAAMTKTGVIGLLGTEATIRQGYVDRLEAEFASDKRLLRYAAPGLVAAAEAKLRGEPVDNGAIAAAVDGLRSQPDGASIDTVVLACTHFPLIEDELRAALGREITFVHGAEGIARRISHLTQGLPFARSEPDLAITTGELTEFERLAPTFSAFGIERIERL
- the hemA gene encoding 5-aminolevulinate synthase — encoded protein: MNYDQIFDQAIDRLHAEGRYRVFIDILRNKGAFPNARCFHGHNGPKPVTVWCSNDYLAMGQHPKVIAAMEEALHDVGAGSGGTRNIGGNTHYHVDLEAELADLHGKEGALLFTSGYVSNDATLSTLAKLLPGCIIFSDELNHASMIAGIRNSGCEKRVFRHNDVEHLEELLAAEEPDVPKLIAFESVYSMDGDVAPIHAICDLAEKYNALTYIDEVHAVGMYGKHGGGISERDEAAHRIDIIEGTMGKAFGVMGGYIAADKKIIDVIRSYAPGFIFTTSLSPVLVAGVLASVRHLKQSSEERDGQQAAAAQLKAMMRAAGLPVMDSVTHIVPLMVGDPVRAKKISDILLAEYGMYVQPINFPTVPRGTERLRFTPGPAHTEEMMQELVDALVEVWDRLDLELREAA
- a CDS encoding TauD/TfdA dioxygenase family protein; this encodes MATAASKDASNRLELDIRPLTPVIGAEIHGVDLASPGITEQVPAIRAALLEYGVVFFRDQTLTQEQHIAFARHFGDLEIHPATPRKQPNREVLRIVHGPESRGSENAWHSDVTWREEPSLGSILLAREVPDVGGDTLFANMHAAYERLSPEMKRWCEGLTAVHDIARVFAKRLGKSVDELHEQYPPMRHPVIRTHPETGKRAIYVNTGFTSHIEGLADAESRWLLDRLYATASNPEVQCRFRWREGSMAFWDNRLTQHFAASDYYPARRAMDRVTIAGDRPFFDPEN
- a CDS encoding EAL domain-containing protein; amino-acid sequence: MKGLSGTQPTTADGHDLVSDGLRHDVLDDFEQTGIAWVWASDADNVLSYLSSGAAKAIDLPLSTLLGQPISTLFETDPDDPDNRAGRPLGFQLNSRSKLTDVVVRCALPVAKAGGKPVWLSLSARPKIDSAGKFHGYRGLAKDVSVEYQRKIEDSRLAEFDSLTGLYNRHRMNRRLDSILAAYKSAKRSCAIMMLDLDRFKQVNDTMGHPAGDSLLQQVAERLRNVIGERGEIGRLGGDEFQVILPDLDDRGKLGELADKVIQIVSQPYPIDDKRAIIGTSVGVAIAPYDGIESDDLVRASDLALYSAKNGGRGQFRFYSADLKDEEQERQLLLDDLREALAADELQLHYQPVVRIKDNHVVGMEALMRWEHEERGWVSPGMFIPVAEESSLIGALGEWAINQACKDAMEWPSSIRVAVNVSPRQFTANGFVDQVAAAIENSGIDPDRLELELTESVFLGDSEQTEKTFDALKKLGVRLALDDFGTGYSSLSYLRSAPFDKLKVDKSFVDSCTLKDQNSAKIIAAIIGLSKALGMETTVEGVEAFDQLEVVKSKGASLIQGWLYSKALPQAIVLQNISAGEYLIEPSGPDKHRPDRRSMFRRIGLIHEDHRYEAVIRDLSTTGAFIEGLVGVPLGTPLVLDLGGGQLVVCTVMRSEDAQIGVEFETPLVSDGAGGLCTRHRVSPYALAAAGMPLGALPKGNYPMEQLQPPPTSKPQFLQVQVGGGA
- a CDS encoding nitroreductase; this encodes MPDIMQSPPYDEVVLGRRSIRGYLDKPVPRELIEEILALAIRAPSSMNTQPWHFHVITGEPLDRIRRGNTDRILAGEPDSREFRRGQPFAGVHRERQVGVAKQLFGAMGIERDDKERRQDWVLRGFRQFDAPVCVIVTYDRELSESDDTPFDCGAVTTALVNAAWSRGLGCVINSQGIMQSPVVREHAGIPEDQVIMKAVALGWPDESFPANAVVSERKSVDEAARFVGFED